One Alkalispirochaeta americana genomic window, TCCCCCTCAAGTGCTACAGCACGAGCAAGCCTCCAGTCGGAAACACCTACTCCCATGCCGCCCTGTATAATCCTTGGATGCTCCATCGTTTCCTCCCTCAGCGCTCTGCGATCGTCGAAAATGCGGTCTTCGTACTACTGCCCCCATAATACCGGGAGAATCCTTATCGGTCAACGGCCGACAAAAAAGACGATGGCTCGAAGGAGACTGTCACGGCCACCCCTTGGTCGGTCTCCCGCTGCAGAACCGCACCGAGCTGCTCAGCCAGGACGTTCACCAGGGCAAAGCCAAGCCCCTCACGGGGAAAAGAGGGGGCTTTTTCAGGGGGAATCCCCACACCGTCATCACGGACCGAGAGGACGCAGTTCCCGTTACGTCGATACATCTCGAGGGAGACCTGCCCTGATCGCTTCCCGGGAAAGGCGTAGCGAAAGGCGTTTTCCACCAGCTCATGGGCGATCAAGCCGCAGGGAAGAGCGTCCCCCAGAGGCAAAAAGACCCCCCGAACCCGGATATCCAAGGCCACCCCCTGCCGGAAGGCACCGCAGGAAGCGGCCACCCTGGTGAGGTACTCTTCCATCTCGATGGCAGAGACATCTTCGGCCCCACAGGCCATCTCGTGAACCGAGGCCATTACGTGAAGACGGTTTTGACAGGTCTCCAGAAGCTGTTGCAGCTCCGCATCCTGATCAGCCCGGGAGGCCTGGAGGCTCAGAAGGCTGGAGACGATCTGCAAATTATTCTTCACCCGGTGGTGGACCTCACGGAGGAGACTCTCCTTTTCGTGCAGACTGGTTCTGATTATGGAGTAATCTTCATGGAGCCGGGAACTCATGGCCAGGAGGCTCCGTGCCAGCGCGCCCACCTCGTTACGGAACAGCCCCAGCTGCTCCAGCTCTTTCGAGGGCAGAGGATTCCGGAGATCCATCTGCTCGGCCAGAACCTGCAACCGCTGGAGGGGGCTCGTGATTATCTTGGCGACGGCAAAGGCCAGAAGGAAGAAAAAGCAAAAGAGTATCCCCATCACGTACAGGGCAAACCGGTCTGCCTCGACCAGCGGAGCGGTGAAATACCCTTCCTGGATAAAAACGGCAACCTTCCAGCGGGGGGCATCATTTCCTTTCAGAGAGGGATTGGCCAGAGGAAGAATCGCGCCATGAAGACGCTCACCTTGAACATCCACCACCAGAGGAGGCAATCCCGGAGAAGACCGGCCCTCCTGCAACAATCTCCCGTTTTTCAGGAAGGACGCGATCTCTTCGAGAAGAGGATCACCACTCCCCGAAAGGGGCTGAAGCGCGGCATGATCCCGCGATGCGGCGACAACCCTCTGGTGCTCGTCGAAAACGACAAGCACACCCCGTTCGGGAGCGATCTGGGAGCTCAAATAGGCACCGACTTGACCCAGCGTGACCACCACCGAGGTCACCCCTCCGGGAAATCCCCCGAAGGGCACCGCCGAGGTAATCACCAGATCTCCATCAGACCAAAGAGGATACACCTCGGACCAGAGCGGTCCATCGGCTGCACGCGCTCCCTGGAACCAGGGGCGATCTCGCGGATCGTAGCGGGCCGGATCGATTCCCAGGGAACCGGAGGCGGCCCCGGGGACAGGGGATGCAGAATCAGACGAAGGAGACCGGGACGGCCAGAAGGTGAGGACCCCGCCCGAACTATCTCCGGCGTAGCCGAAGCGGATATCCCCCCCGGACTGGCGTTGCGCTTCGTAGTATTCGCCGTCGAGATACCCCACCGAGATAATCGCCAGGGCCGGGCAACGCTCCAACTGATCCAGAAACACCCCATGAATCTGCTCCTCCAGCGGCCATTCATCGGGAAGGTTCTCCAGATACGTTGCATTCACCTCGGAAACGTTCTGCGCCGACTCCAGAAAGGACGAGAGCTCTCTTGTTACGGAGAGCGCTGTCTCGCGAGAGAGCTCCTGCACCAGATCACGAACAACGGCGCGGGACCCTGCCAGATAGAGCGCCCAGCCAGTAACAAATCCCAGGGCAATGAGCGAGAAGAAAGGAACGCTGGTGATCCAGCGAATGTTCCAGCCCTTTATCACAAAACCTCCTGTACAATGGAACTGATACGGAGGACCATTATTAACCCGGCAGAAAGATCATGTCCTGCCTTGTCGACCAGGAAAAGCGAATATTCCTTCCGGAGGCGTCCGCGCCGACAATTCAGGACGCTTGTTTTGGACGTTCCCGCCATCATATCCCGCACAATACTACTCAACGAAAGGCGATCGGTCTTCTCCGGACACATCCCGGAAACCTCTTTCGGACGATCTTCAGGAATTATCCCATGACACATCCCGCTACACAACCCGGCTTGATTGCTTTCAGCGTTGTCTCCCTG contains:
- a CDS encoding histidine kinase dimerization/phosphoacceptor domain -containing protein, which encodes MIKGWNIRWITSVPFFSLIALGFVTGWALYLAGSRAVVRDLVQELSRETALSVTRELSSFLESAQNVSEVNATYLENLPDEWPLEEQIHGVFLDQLERCPALAIISVGYLDGEYYEAQRQSGGDIRFGYAGDSSGGVLTFWPSRSPSSDSASPVPGAASGSLGIDPARYDPRDRPWFQGARAADGPLWSEVYPLWSDGDLVITSAVPFGGFPGGVTSVVVTLGQVGAYLSSQIAPERGVLVVFDEHQRVVAASRDHAALQPLSGSGDPLLEEIASFLKNGRLLQEGRSSPGLPPLVVDVQGERLHGAILPLANPSLKGNDAPRWKVAVFIQEGYFTAPLVEADRFALYVMGILFCFFFLLAFAVAKIITSPLQRLQVLAEQMDLRNPLPSKELEQLGLFRNEVGALARSLLAMSSRLHEDYSIIRTSLHEKESLLREVHHRVKNNLQIVSSLLSLQASRADQDAELQQLLETCQNRLHVMASVHEMACGAEDVSAIEMEEYLTRVAASCGAFRQGVALDIRVRGVFLPLGDALPCGLIAHELVENAFRYAFPGKRSGQVSLEMYRRNGNCVLSVRDDGVGIPPEKAPSFPREGLGFALVNVLAEQLGAVLQRETDQGVAVTVSFEPSSFLSAVDR